One window of the Rosa rugosa chromosome 3, drRosRugo1.1, whole genome shotgun sequence genome contains the following:
- the LOC133736906 gene encoding transcriptional regulator SUPERMAN-like — MDCVKLRFGREEDLSDISPWTAKNFTCSFCKREFRSAQALGGHMNVHRRDRARLRLLPPNSILSSSEYSPYPTPNPNPNPNPKSYFSPSPSSSSLSGANKYLPHLLSPRSTYVSTPSSGTSDHENKKLMIFDSGSHQHHVPAFLNPKKSVKGGSGLDYEFGDLLNGFAGNAQKHHLNDDFKVVRKDEKHINMIRVDLDMGLLIKDPNKEELDLELRLGHL; from the coding sequence ATGGATTGTGTTAAGTTGAGGTTTGGAAGAGAAGAAGATTTAAGCGATATTTCTCCATGGACTGCAAAGAACTTTACATGTAGCTTTTGCAAGAGAGAATTCAGGTCTGCTCAAGCTCTTGGGGGTCATATGAATGTCCATAGGAGAGATAGAGCTAGGCTGCGACTCCTACCACCTAACTCGATCCTTTCTTCTTCTGAATATTCTCCTTACCCTActcctaaccctaaccctaaccctaaccctaagtCTTACTTCTCTCCGtcgccatcatcatcatctctttCAGGAGCTAATAAGTACTTACCGCACTTGCTCTCTCCTCGGAGCACTTATGTGTCCACACCTTCCTCAGGTACTTCAGATCATGAAAACAAGAAACTGATGATATTCGACAGCGGCTCTCATCAACATCATGTTCCTGCTTTCCTTAATCCTAAGAAAAGCGTCAAGGGAGGCAGTGGTCTTGATTATGAGTTTGGAGATTTACTCAATGGTTTTGCTGGGAATGCACAAAAACATCATCTTAATGATGATTTCAAGGTTGTGAGGAAAGATGAGAAGCATATCAACATGATTAGGGTGGATTTGGACATGGGGTTGCTGATTAAAGATCCAAATAAGGAGGAACTGGATTTGGAACTTCGACTCGGGCATCTCTAG